The following coding sequences are from one Granulicella arctica window:
- a CDS encoding RrF2 family transcriptional regulator — MAQSARFALSLKVLTVLASEPDAMHTSATIAEELGESAVMVRRTFLLLHKAGWIMQRKGPNGGAQLKTSAKQIGIGDLFVAATGEWLSAEDKAVEPLLKKVRAAAVTAMNETTLAQAAKRMKKG; from the coding sequence ATGGCACAGAGCGCACGTTTCGCGTTGAGTTTAAAAGTCCTGACCGTCCTGGCTTCCGAGCCCGACGCGATGCACACCTCGGCAACTATCGCCGAAGAGCTTGGCGAGAGCGCCGTTATGGTGCGCAGAACCTTCCTCCTGCTTCACAAAGCTGGCTGGATCATGCAGCGCAAGGGGCCCAATGGAGGTGCCCAACTCAAGACGTCAGCCAAGCAGATAGGCATCGGCGACCTCTTTGTTGCTGCGACTGGCGAGTGGCTTTCAGCCGAGGACAAAGCCGTCGAGCCATTGCTGAAGAAGGTTCGTGCCGCCGCCGTCACCGCCATGAACGAGACCACCCTGGCGCAGGCCGCTAAGCGCATGAAGAAGGGCTAG